The following proteins are co-located in the Acidimicrobiales bacterium genome:
- a CDS encoding ABC transporter ATP-binding protein yields MTTSSLSLTDMHVAFGGNRVLEGVNLEFGPGFNGLIGPNGAGKTTIFNVISGFVNPSQGEVRLEGKSINGLSQTARVARGIGRTFQAPKLILDATVIENALLGYHHRFRWGHFAELIKLPAARREETEARRECMDLLERFGLADDAHELAGNLSLGNQKIIEVARALLGKPSVVLLDEPAAGLGADDVTILLKGITQSVTDDDLCLVIIEHDLELVTTLCPIISVLHFGRIISQGTPEEVTSDPTVIEAYLGPGFDNSEMVDLLADDGGDH; encoded by the coding sequence GTGACCACTTCATCGCTGTCCCTCACCGACATGCACGTCGCCTTCGGCGGCAACCGCGTCCTCGAAGGCGTGAACCTCGAGTTCGGCCCGGGCTTCAACGGACTCATCGGCCCGAACGGTGCAGGCAAGACGACCATCTTCAATGTCATCTCCGGCTTCGTGAACCCGAGCCAGGGTGAGGTCCGCCTCGAAGGCAAGTCGATCAACGGTCTCTCGCAGACCGCCCGGGTCGCCCGCGGCATCGGGCGGACCTTCCAGGCACCGAAGCTGATCCTCGACGCCACAGTGATCGAGAATGCTCTCCTCGGCTACCACCATCGGTTCCGCTGGGGTCACTTCGCAGAGTTGATCAAGCTGCCCGCAGCGCGCCGTGAGGAGACCGAGGCCCGACGCGAGTGCATGGATCTTCTCGAACGGTTCGGACTGGCCGACGACGCGCACGAACTCGCCGGGAACCTCTCGCTCGGGAACCAGAAGATCATCGAGGTCGCCCGGGCGCTTCTGGGCAAGCCGAGCGTGGTCCTTCTGGATGAGCCGGCTGCCGGCCTCGGTGCCGATGACGTCACGATCCTGTTGAAGGGCATCACGCAGTCCGTCACCGACGACGACCTCTGCCTCGTGATCATCGAACACGACCTCGAACTCGTCACCACGCTGTGCCCGATCATCTCTGTGCTGCACTTCGGTCGGATCATCTCCCAGGGGACGCCCGAGGAGGTCACGTCGGACCCGACGGTCAT
- a CDS encoding branched-chain amino acid ABC transporter permease, translating into MFQEIVAGLEAGSGYSLLGLAIVVIMKSTDVPNFAMGEMGLVAAYLTWYLWEEPSKGGEGWPFGWAVLVGIIFGALFGALIQYLLIRPLTGLSNVPLAIAGAAFMLWQSITFVENEGLPSFFDWFPVADEGFHIAIAILFGLITTVGVFFALRKWVKPLARVDHFPLLLLTIGLNFVLQAAIELIWGATPRGFRAPWSGDNVLIGDTRVGWDQIITIAAGLVIAFGVGGFFRTKWGTRMRAIAEDGTTARMLGINAGWVSVSAWALGGLIAGIAMTLHTSSTILQLGSAEGLILKGFIAAVLGGFVSLPGTFIGGLVIGVGEAVAGAQIDTSVQPTVALLAVVLVLLIKPGGFTTQAKLREV; encoded by the coding sequence GTGTTTCAGGAAATCGTCGCGGGACTCGAGGCGGGTAGTGGATACAGCCTGTTGGGGCTGGCGATCGTCGTGATCATGAAGTCGACGGACGTACCCAACTTCGCCATGGGTGAGATGGGGCTCGTCGCGGCCTACCTCACCTGGTACCTGTGGGAGGAGCCGTCCAAGGGCGGCGAGGGATGGCCCTTCGGTTGGGCCGTTCTCGTCGGGATCATCTTCGGGGCGTTGTTCGGCGCCCTCATCCAGTATCTGCTCATCCGTCCGCTCACCGGACTGTCCAACGTCCCGCTCGCGATCGCCGGTGCGGCGTTCATGTTGTGGCAGAGCATCACCTTCGTGGAGAACGAGGGTCTCCCCTCATTCTTCGACTGGTTCCCCGTCGCTGACGAGGGCTTCCACATAGCGATAGCCATCCTGTTCGGGCTGATAACGACGGTTGGGGTTTTCTTCGCCCTGCGCAAGTGGGTCAAGCCGCTGGCCCGGGTCGACCACTTCCCCCTGCTCTTGTTGACCATCGGGCTCAACTTCGTCCTCCAGGCCGCGATCGAGTTGATCTGGGGGGCCACGCCCCGCGGTTTCCGGGCACCCTGGTCCGGCGACAACGTCCTCATCGGCGACACCCGGGTGGGCTGGGACCAGATCATCACCATCGCCGCCGGTCTCGTGATCGCATTCGGCGTCGGCGGGTTCTTCCGCACGAAGTGGGGTACGCGCATGCGTGCCATCGCCGAGGACGGCACCACGGCGCGGATGCTCGGCATAAACGCCGGCTGGGTGTCGGTGTCGGCGTGGGCGCTCGGTGGTCTCATCGCAGGAATCGCGATGACCCTGCACACCTCCTCGACGATCCTGCAGCTCGGTTCAGCCGAGGGCCTGATCCTGAAGGGCTTCATCGCCGCGGTGCTCGGCGGCTTCGTGTCGCTACCAGGCACCTTCATCGGTGGTCTCGTCATCGGGGTCGGTGAAGCGGTCGCCGGCGCTCAGATCGACACGAGTGTGCAGCCGACGGTCGCATTGCTGGCGGTGGTACTCGTCCTGTTGATCAAGCCCGGTGGGTTCACCACCCAGGCCAAGCTTCGGGAGGTGTGA
- a CDS encoding AMP-binding protein — protein MTAPDNASLYDGDWILSSVLADRANRLGDRVFIHTTDATITYGGLAERAGRFAAGLAALGVRRGDRVATMLEPTPEYLTTWFGISWAGAVDVPINTEFKGSFLAHVLRESGAEVLVIDARWLDRLEVFDIDTLRDVVVVGEPLDPPGRLRGHPFAQVSASDPMSSPVSRTERDLVYIMYTSGTTGPSKGVMLPNRTALFNARSWIDILELTDRDVAYSMFPIFHVTARSAVITSTMWAGGSVALRNGFSLSGFWDDIRSAGATWFGYMGAIIHLLHAADPRPDDADNPCRIAFGAAAPPGIIDSFEQRFAMELIETYGSTELGPASAPTPGTSKRGTMGRVLPQYEIQIQDPATGEPVPAGVDGEICARPRERGALFAGYWERLDATVDAFRDLWFHTGDRGHLDHEGYLVFVDRLKDSMRRRGENISSFEVERAVQEHPSVLEAAAYAVPSELTEDEVMISVVAKPDAAIDPTELFEFCVARIPRFAVPTYLRLTDDLPKTPSQRIQKFKLRELGVTDDTFDRRELGVEVPRS, from the coding sequence ATGACCGCGCCTGACAACGCCAGCCTCTACGACGGGGACTGGATCCTCTCGTCGGTTCTCGCCGACCGCGCGAACCGCCTCGGCGACCGGGTCTTCATCCACACCACCGACGCGACCATCACCTACGGGGGACTCGCTGAGCGCGCCGGACGTTTCGCTGCGGGCCTCGCAGCGCTCGGGGTCAGGCGCGGAGACCGCGTCGCGACGATGCTCGAACCCACTCCGGAGTACCTGACCACCTGGTTCGGCATCTCGTGGGCCGGTGCCGTCGACGTCCCCATCAACACCGAGTTCAAGGGGAGCTTCCTCGCCCACGTCCTGCGCGAGTCCGGTGCCGAGGTGCTCGTGATCGACGCCCGTTGGCTGGACCGCCTCGAGGTGTTCGACATCGACACGTTGCGCGACGTCGTCGTCGTGGGCGAACCGCTCGACCCACCGGGACGTCTGAGGGGGCACCCGTTCGCGCAGGTTTCGGCGTCGGATCCGATGTCGTCGCCGGTCTCACGGACCGAACGTGACCTCGTCTACATCATGTACACCTCGGGGACCACCGGCCCGTCCAAGGGCGTGATGCTCCCCAACCGCACCGCGCTGTTCAACGCCCGGTCGTGGATCGACATCCTCGAGCTCACCGACCGCGACGTCGCCTACTCGATGTTCCCCATCTTCCATGTGACGGCCCGATCCGCTGTCATCACGTCGACGATGTGGGCCGGCGGAAGCGTCGCCCTCCGCAACGGCTTCTCGCTGTCGGGTTTCTGGGACGACATCCGTTCCGCCGGCGCCACCTGGTTCGGCTACATGGGCGCCATCATCCACCTGCTCCACGCGGCGGACCCCCGCCCCGACGACGCCGACAATCCGTGCCGCATCGCCTTCGGCGCCGCGGCCCCTCCGGGGATCATCGACTCCTTCGAGCAGAGATTCGCGATGGAGCTGATCGAGACGTACGGGTCGACCGAGCTCGGTCCGGCATCGGCGCCCACTCCGGGGACCTCCAAGCGGGGAACCATGGGCCGTGTCCTGCCGCAGTACGAGATCCAGATCCAGGACCCCGCCACCGGCGAGCCGGTGCCCGCGGGTGTCGACGGCGAGATCTGCGCCCGTCCGCGCGAGCGGGGCGCACTGTTCGCCGGCTACTGGGAACGTCTGGACGCAACGGTGGACGCGTTCCGGGACCTGTGGTTCCACACCGGCGACCGCGGCCACCTCGACCACGAGGGCTACCTCGTGTTCGTGGACCGGCTGAAGGACTCGATGCGCCGCCGGGGCGAGAACATCTCCTCGTTCGAGGTGGAGCGTGCCGTCCAGGAACACCCGTCGGTTCTGGAGGCCGCGGCCTACGCGGTGCCGTCCGAGCTGACCGAGGACGAGGTGATGATCTCGGTCGTCGCCAAGCCGGACGCCGCCATCGACCCGACCGAGCTCTTCGAGTTCTGCGTTGCGCGGATCCCCCGTTTCGCGGTGCCGACGTACCTGCGCCTCACCGACGACCTGCCGAAGACCCCGAGCCAGCGCATCCAGAAGTTCAAGCTCCGGGAGCTCGGCGTGACCGACGACACGTTCGACCGACGCGAGCTGGGCGTCGAGGTACCGCGGTCGTGA
- a CDS encoding branched-chain amino acid ABC transporter permease, whose product MTAVESSSSSGAGGRPLYKPRPSGLKRWAEPSATLALFIFLGLSAVYPLLDWTQVFPHDTDFGKGNLAFVFAYTVAAMGFNLLVGYSGQLGLAIAGLFALGGYGTGVLFEDGVPFFAAFFIIAAVAAIIGVIFAFPAARLKGFFLAIATLAFGELIVKLIELDDEVAGWLDTGGGTGKTLELFRLGGGTNTRTVFWMSYGALVFTYICFVILSRGRLGRTLKSVRDIEIATGPIGISSTRYKLIAFGLSAFTASMGGALFAQNATFINPGTFKTRLLVFLLVILIIGGVSRLWGPLIGAFFFVYIREKLQDVEELRILMFGIALMLAVLMLPGGFASLPSRLRESRYIQDLRKRMRALL is encoded by the coding sequence GTGACCGCCGTCGAATCCAGTTCATCGTCCGGTGCCGGGGGACGACCGCTCTACAAGCCGCGGCCGTCCGGGTTGAAGCGGTGGGCCGAGCCCAGCGCGACCCTTGCACTGTTCATCTTCCTGGGGCTCAGTGCCGTCTACCCGCTGCTCGACTGGACCCAGGTCTTCCCCCACGACACGGACTTCGGCAAGGGAAACCTCGCCTTCGTCTTCGCCTACACGGTCGCGGCCATGGGCTTCAATCTCCTGGTCGGCTACTCGGGCCAACTCGGCCTCGCCATCGCCGGTCTGTTCGCCCTCGGGGGCTACGGCACGGGGGTGCTGTTCGAGGACGGTGTGCCGTTCTTCGCGGCGTTCTTCATCATCGCGGCCGTCGCGGCGATCATCGGTGTCATCTTCGCCTTCCCGGCGGCAAGGCTGAAGGGCTTCTTCCTCGCCATCGCCACCCTGGCGTTCGGCGAGCTGATCGTGAAGCTCATCGAGCTCGACGACGAGGTGGCCGGCTGGCTGGACACCGGGGGCGGCACGGGCAAGACGCTCGAGCTGTTCCGGCTCGGCGGTGGGACGAACACCCGGACCGTCTTCTGGATGAGCTACGGGGCTCTGGTGTTCACCTACATCTGCTTCGTGATCCTGAGCCGCGGCCGGCTGGGTCGGACGCTCAAGTCGGTCCGTGACATCGAGATCGCGACAGGGCCGATCGGCATTTCGTCGACGCGCTACAAGCTGATCGCGTTCGGGCTGTCGGCCTTCACCGCCTCGATGGGCGGCGCGTTGTTCGCGCAGAACGCCACCTTCATCAACCCGGGCACGTTCAAGACGCGTCTCCTCGTGTTCCTCCTGGTGATCCTGATCATCGGCGGAGTCTCCCGGCTTTGGGGACCATTGATCGGCGCTTTCTTCTTCGTCTACATCCGCGAGAAGCTCCAGGACGTCGAGGAGTTGCGCATTCTCATGTTCGGCATCGCGCTGATGCTCGCGGTTCTGATGCTCCCGGGGGGCTTCGCATCCCTGCCGAGCAGGCTCCGTGAGAGTCGCTACATCCAGGATCTGCGCAAGCGAATGAGGGCATTGCTGTGA
- a CDS encoding VOC family protein, translated as MSGDAPIIRYDHLGLAVRSIEKGLVLYRDTFGGVFVAGGDDMRLGMRTVQLKLPGDLKIELLQPLDENSHMAAFLERHGEGFHHATVFVPDVEVMIEKLTANGFELVDTDLSAATWRETFVRPKSGFGCLLQIVDSTLDWLSPHPTCTLEGVLAGQWRWWGNRTWHIDDLPDDYDETRSDVYMPKTPRTG; from the coding sequence ATGAGCGGCGACGCACCGATCATCCGCTACGACCACCTCGGCCTGGCCGTGCGCTCCATCGAAAAGGGCCTGGTGCTGTACCGCGACACCTTCGGCGGCGTGTTCGTCGCCGGCGGCGACGACATGCGTCTCGGGATGCGCACGGTCCAGCTGAAGTTGCCCGGCGACCTCAAGATCGAACTCCTCCAGCCGCTCGACGAGAACTCGCACATGGCGGCGTTCCTCGAACGTCACGGTGAGGGGTTCCACCACGCCACGGTCTTCGTCCCCGACGTCGAAGTCATGATCGAGAAGCTGACCGCCAACGGTTTCGAACTCGTCGACACGGACCTCTCGGCGGCGACGTGGCGGGAGACGTTCGTGCGCCCGAAGTCCGGGTTCGGGTGCCTGCTCCAGATCGTCGATTCCACCCTCGACTGGCTCAGCCCGCACCCGACGTGCACCCTCGAAGGGGTCCTCGCCGGCCAGTGGCGGTGGTGGGGGAACAGGACGTGGCACATCGACGACCTTCCCGACGACTACGACGAAACCCGCTCTGACGTGTACATGCCCAAGACGCCTCGGACGGGGTGA
- a CDS encoding ABC transporter substrate-binding protein, producing MRKLRLVLALFLAFAMIAAACGDDDDTASGDDGAAADDGGDDGAAADDGGDDGAAADDGAAADDGGDDGAAADDGGDDGAAADDGGDDGSAPMTCGENTEGDMRGIDKEAGTIQLGTTLPFTGVAAVAGEGLRAGIEIALAEVNANGGIDGCMFEFEFLDDRFEVETLVSNVRRLIDQEEVWALTSPAGSQAIPGTYEFLRSSGVIMWGPVSPADSDIQEVYLLGPTRTEQLRVCIDYFAEQGVTRVASIGQDNELGEEAVAAIETQAPINGMEIVAQESVEVLSTNVAPAVLSVLDAEPGGIITGVDNAQNALMLDQLNEAGYEGLMCADNGGGGTGGPNTVGAATPEAADGFLGTLQQSLPTTDSEPVNAWRALAEAYDGEGAASAQNNFSLQTYYYTRAFLEVVDRLDGNYTYENFHATAESLQDDPLEYGAIPLVACGPLPGGHSCASGAAIAEYDAETESWVQIRPSTPPNEG from the coding sequence ATGCGCAAGTTGCGCCTCGTACTTGCTCTGTTCCTTGCGTTCGCAATGATTGCGGCCGCGTGCGGGGACGACGACGACACCGCGTCGGGTGATGACGGTGCCGCCGCCGATGACGGCGGTGATGACGGTGCCGCCGCCGATGACGGCGGTGATGACGGTGCCGCCGCCGACGACGGTGCCGCCGCCGACGATGGTGGTGATGACGGTGCCGCCGCCGATGACGGTGGTGATGACGGTGCCGCCGCCGATGACGGTGGTGACGACGGCTCCGCCCCGATGACCTGCGGTGAGAACACCGAAGGCGACATGCGCGGCATCGACAAGGAAGCCGGCACGATCCAGCTCGGCACCACCCTGCCGTTCACGGGTGTCGCAGCGGTCGCCGGTGAGGGCCTCCGGGCCGGCATCGAGATCGCTCTCGCCGAGGTGAACGCCAACGGCGGCATCGACGGCTGCATGTTCGAGTTCGAGTTCCTCGATGACCGTTTCGAGGTGGAGACGCTCGTATCCAACGTGCGACGCCTCATCGACCAGGAAGAGGTCTGGGCGCTGACCTCCCCGGCCGGTTCACAGGCCATCCCCGGCACCTACGAGTTCCTGCGGAGCTCCGGCGTGATCATGTGGGGCCCGGTTTCTCCGGCTGACTCCGACATCCAGGAGGTCTACCTGCTCGGTCCGACCCGTACCGAACAGCTCCGGGTCTGCATCGACTACTTCGCCGAGCAGGGCGTGACCCGCGTGGCGTCCATCGGGCAGGACAACGAGCTCGGTGAAGAGGCCGTTGCTGCGATCGAGACCCAGGCGCCGATCAACGGCATGGAGATCGTCGCTCAGGAGTCCGTCGAGGTCCTCTCGACCAACGTCGCCCCGGCAGTCCTGTCGGTGCTCGACGCAGAGCCCGGCGGCATCATCACCGGCGTCGACAACGCCCAGAACGCCCTGATGCTGGATCAGCTCAACGAGGCCGGGTACGAGGGTCTGATGTGCGCCGACAACGGCGGCGGCGGCACCGGCGGTCCCAACACCGTCGGCGCAGCCACCCCCGAGGCGGCCGACGGCTTCCTGGGCACGCTGCAGCAGTCGCTGCCCACCACCGATTCCGAGCCGGTCAACGCCTGGCGTGCACTCGCCGAGGCCTACGACGGTGAGGGTGCGGCCTCCGCGCAGAACAACTTCAGCCTGCAGACCTACTACTACACCCGGGCGTTCCTCGAGGTCGTTGATCGTCTCGACGGCAACTACACCTACGAGAACTTCCACGCCACCGCCGAGTCCCTCCAGGACGACCCGCTCGAGTACGGGGCCATCCCGCTCGTCGCCTGCGGCCCGCTGCCCGGCGGTCACTCGTGCGCCTCGGGCGCAGCGATTGCCGAGTACGACGCCGAGACCGAGTCGTGGGTTCAGATCCGACCGTCGACGCCGCCCAACGAGGGCTGA
- a CDS encoding phosphotransferase family protein, whose translation MSVPSNNEVVAALTQWFASLHGAATEAVELTDVRRHAEGWSWQTWTMTVTWPGGTAGYAVRREPEDGLLAPYDIEGQYRLHRAVVDHSDVPMAGLVALETDTSILGMPFYVMERVEGGVPAQWSGKDPQWFPTPEARRALGEDFVAVLARIHAIDPVTADLGFLAPGGDLGVDCAAATAAFLDDLEEMYVASALVEVPLVREAFAWCRESMTLSGRVTLVHGDYRIGNFMVRDGRVVAVFDWELSRIGDPVADLAYAGLPLFRGRSPLFSHMLERDDFLATYEKHSGHAVDPAVFDWWTVANHIQAAVPHLRAAAVYEDGTFDDLRLAAMGHQVNYVLRTLATELGI comes from the coding sequence GTGAGCGTCCCGTCCAACAACGAGGTCGTCGCGGCGCTCACGCAGTGGTTCGCGTCGCTGCACGGCGCTGCCACCGAGGCGGTGGAACTCACCGACGTGCGCCGCCACGCCGAGGGGTGGTCGTGGCAGACGTGGACGATGACGGTCACCTGGCCGGGCGGGACAGCCGGCTACGCGGTGCGGCGAGAACCGGAGGACGGTCTGCTCGCGCCCTACGACATCGAGGGTCAGTACCGCCTGCACCGGGCGGTGGTCGACCATTCCGACGTGCCCATGGCCGGCCTCGTCGCCCTCGAGACGGACACGTCGATCCTGGGCATGCCCTTCTACGTGATGGAACGCGTCGAGGGTGGTGTGCCCGCCCAGTGGAGCGGGAAGGATCCGCAGTGGTTCCCCACCCCCGAGGCGCGGCGCGCGCTCGGGGAGGACTTCGTTGCGGTCCTCGCACGCATCCACGCGATCGACCCCGTCACGGCCGACCTCGGGTTCCTCGCCCCCGGAGGTGACCTCGGTGTCGACTGCGCGGCAGCGACCGCCGCCTTCTTGGACGACCTCGAGGAGATGTACGTGGCGAGCGCGCTCGTGGAGGTCCCGCTGGTGCGTGAGGCGTTCGCCTGGTGCCGTGAGTCGATGACGCTGTCGGGCCGGGTCACCCTCGTCCACGGCGACTACCGGATCGGGAACTTCATGGTGCGCGACGGGCGGGTGGTCGCCGTGTTCGACTGGGAACTCAGCCGCATCGGGGACCCGGTCGCCGACCTCGCCTACGCGGGGCTGCCGCTGTTCCGTGGTCGGTCGCCCCTCTTCTCGCACATGCTCGAGCGGGATGACTTCCTCGCCACCTACGAGAAGCACAGTGGTCACGCCGTGGACCCCGCGGTCTTCGACTGGTGGACCGTCGCCAACCACATCCAGGCCGCCGTACCGCACCTGCGGGCGGCCGCGGTCTACGAGGACGGGACGTTCGACGACCTGCGCCTCGCCGCGATGGGGCACCAGGTGAACTATGTGCTGCGCACCCTGGCCACAGAACTCGGGATCTGA
- a CDS encoding CoA-transferase produces MADKVVPLGEAAALVADGASVGIGGILLRRKPMALVAALAEAGRSDLDLVAFLGSVDVEYLVAAGCVRSATTGYVGFEQLGFAPAWQASVSGGSVTARFVSETHIVGGLRAAGAGLPFWPSRGAAGSDVSADLGIETVACPYTGEAVWAVPAIRPDVTLLHARAATADGLVVGADDDFLHDADAVLARASGTVVVSVEEIVDSSEARVRAGGRPLLFAHDVDAVVLAPGGARPTEVPGCYGADLAGISAYLADPGGGATGLAALVAGVDA; encoded by the coding sequence ATGGCTGACAAGGTCGTGCCACTCGGTGAGGCGGCGGCGCTGGTGGCGGACGGCGCGTCCGTCGGTATCGGGGGGATCCTGCTGCGGCGCAAGCCCATGGCGCTCGTCGCGGCGCTGGCGGAGGCAGGACGCAGCGACCTCGACCTCGTCGCGTTCCTCGGCTCGGTCGACGTCGAGTACCTCGTCGCGGCGGGCTGCGTGCGCTCGGCCACCACCGGCTACGTCGGATTCGAACAACTCGGCTTCGCCCCCGCGTGGCAGGCGTCCGTGTCCGGCGGGTCGGTGACGGCGCGCTTCGTCAGCGAGACCCACATCGTCGGCGGCCTGCGCGCCGCCGGAGCGGGCCTCCCGTTCTGGCCCAGCCGGGGAGCGGCCGGCTCCGATGTGAGCGCCGACCTCGGGATCGAGACCGTCGCCTGCCCCTACACAGGTGAGGCCGTATGGGCGGTCCCCGCGATCCGCCCGGACGTGACGCTCCTGCACGCACGGGCCGCGACCGCCGACGGTCTGGTGGTCGGCGCGGACGACGACTTCCTCCACGACGCCGATGCCGTGCTCGCCCGGGCGTCGGGAACCGTCGTCGTCTCCGTCGAGGAGATCGTCGACAGCTCCGAGGCCCGCGTGCGCGCCGGTGGGCGGCCGCTGCTGTTCGCCCACGACGTCGACGCGGTGGTCCTGGCCCCCGGCGGCGCCCGGCCCACCGAGGTGCCGGGCTGCTACGGCGCCGACCTGGCCGGGATCAGCGCATACCTCGCCGACCCGGGCGGCGGTGCGACGGGCCTCGCCGCACTCGTGGCAGGGGTGGATGCATGA
- a CDS encoding phosphotransferase — protein MSTVGPAERVIWSLAQRCRADDVVVVGVGTPVAAAAALVAREVLHPDMTVLFGTIVRPDTHDLATSLADGGVAARLADGVLGQSEILDLIQRGGVTLQFVSPAQVDRSGDINASRIVRPDAADIVLPGPLALADTASLVGRLVGYRIGHSTRFLVEAVDYVTAAGRTRRDRAPVATSGEGLVALVTELAELEWREDGTVVVAGLRAGVDPDEVVAATGFAVVDASTAPVLDDPPDEVLEVLDRLVDPHGMRNLEVRAGRAAALDHLLAAEPRPAAPAAKTPGDGGLTPEVLTPVFRANLGDDATVEGARRGPVGNGQETWFVTLTDGREFVLRRTAVGGTLEWTDRAAEFAVLKALAATDLPVPTVHWFDGAGGELERAYFVMDRLDGRPLGLGDPDTNAAVADDFGRLLARLHATAPGHVDGGPPRPADTAEATRAELAAAIERYTTEPPGPNVVITALLGWLETNVPVVADEPVLQWGDPGPHNFLVADGRITALLDWELTRWGHRLDDLGGAVWSCLGILDPERVVAAYEAESGVPVDRDLLAWYEVLAHVSRSTMNLGGVRAFVEGRSPNPNVAGLGQALTTASTCRAVRAAWGLDVSAVEVESGAVTPPEITGLEPRPLPAETMRGVAEFLRAEVAGHLEDRRSDRMVRIAGPLLESAAERLGEDYDVGLVGLLDSAGVPAGPLDDRVRTVEVDGSFAEHRAAVRAAIVQVLARQRAALRGLEALYGPTVAI, from the coding sequence ATGAGCACCGTCGGTCCCGCCGAGAGGGTGATCTGGTCGCTTGCACAACGCTGCCGTGCCGACGACGTGGTGGTCGTCGGGGTCGGCACCCCGGTGGCTGCGGCGGCGGCACTCGTCGCCCGCGAGGTGCTCCACCCGGACATGACCGTCCTGTTCGGCACGATCGTGCGGCCCGACACCCATGACCTCGCGACGAGCCTCGCCGACGGAGGTGTGGCGGCACGCCTCGCCGACGGCGTTCTCGGCCAGTCCGAGATCCTGGACCTGATCCAACGCGGCGGGGTGACCCTCCAGTTCGTCTCGCCCGCGCAGGTCGACCGCAGCGGCGACATCAACGCCTCGCGCATCGTCCGCCCCGACGCAGCCGACATCGTCCTTCCCGGCCCGCTCGCCCTGGCGGACACCGCGTCGCTCGTCGGGCGGCTCGTGGGCTACCGCATCGGTCACTCGACGCGTTTCCTGGTGGAGGCCGTCGATTACGTCACCGCAGCCGGGCGCACCCGGCGAGACCGCGCCCCGGTGGCGACCTCGGGCGAAGGTCTCGTCGCCCTCGTCACCGAACTCGCCGAGCTGGAATGGCGCGAGGACGGCACTGTCGTCGTCGCGGGGCTGCGGGCGGGTGTGGACCCCGACGAGGTCGTCGCCGCAACCGGCTTCGCGGTCGTGGATGCGTCCACCGCACCGGTCCTCGACGATCCCCCCGATGAGGTCCTCGAGGTTCTCGACCGTCTCGTCGATCCCCACGGCATGCGCAACCTCGAGGTCCGTGCCGGGCGGGCCGCGGCGCTCGACCACCTGCTCGCCGCGGAGCCGCGGCCTGCAGCCCCGGCCGCGAAGACCCCCGGCGACGGCGGGCTCACCCCTGAGGTCCTCACGCCGGTGTTCCGCGCCAACCTCGGTGACGATGCAACCGTCGAAGGTGCCCGGCGGGGTCCCGTCGGCAACGGGCAGGAGACGTGGTTCGTCACGCTCACCGACGGGCGTGAGTTCGTGCTGCGGCGCACCGCCGTCGGTGGAACGCTCGAATGGACCGACCGGGCGGCGGAGTTCGCGGTCCTGAAGGCGCTCGCCGCCACGGACCTCCCGGTGCCGACCGTGCACTGGTTCGACGGGGCCGGCGGTGAACTCGAACGGGCGTACTTCGTGATGGACCGTCTCGACGGCAGGCCGCTCGGTCTCGGCGACCCCGACACCAACGCCGCCGTGGCCGACGACTTCGGGCGGCTGCTCGCCCGACTGCACGCCACGGCGCCGGGCCATGTGGACGGAGGGCCGCCCCGCCCGGCGGACACCGCGGAGGCGACCCGGGCCGAGCTCGCCGCGGCGATCGAGCGCTACACCACGGAGCCACCGGGCCCCAACGTCGTCATCACCGCGCTGCTCGGCTGGTTGGAGACCAACGTCCCGGTCGTCGCCGACGAGCCCGTGCTGCAGTGGGGTGATCCCGGTCCGCACAACTTCCTCGTCGCCGACGGGCGGATCACCGCACTGCTGGACTGGGAGCTGACACGGTGGGGTCACCGCCTCGACGACCTCGGTGGCGCTGTCTGGTCGTGTCTGGGGATTCTCGACCCGGAGCGCGTGGTCGCCGCCTACGAGGCGGAGTCCGGCGTTCCCGTCGACAGGGACCTGCTGGCCTGGTACGAGGTCCTCGCGCACGTCTCACGTTCCACCATGAACCTCGGCGGTGTCCGCGCGTTCGTCGAGGGCCGCAGCCCCAACCCTAACGTCGCCGGACTCGGCCAGGCGCTCACCACGGCGAGCACGTGCCGGGCCGTGCGGGCCGCCTGGGGTCTCGACGTCTCCGCTGTCGAGGTCGAGTCCGGGGCGGTGACGCCTCCTGAGATCACGGGTCTCGAGCCGCGACCGCTGCCGGCCGAGACCATGCGCGGTGTCGCCGAGTTCCTGAGGGCGGAGGTCGCCGGGCACCTCGAGGACCGCCGCAGCGACCGGATGGTGCGGATAGCCGGGCCGTTGCTCGAGTCCGCGGCGGAGCGCCTCGGGGAGGACTACGACGTGGGTCTCGTCGGGCTGCTCGACAGCGCCGGCGTGCCGGCCGGGCCCCTCGACGATCGGGTGCGGACCGTCGAGGTCGACGGGAGTTTCGCCGAACATCGGGCCGCGGTGAGGGCGGCGATCGTGCAGGTCCTGGCCCGCCAGCGAGCAGCGCTGCGGGGGCTCGAAGCGCTCTACGGTCCGACCGTCGCCATCTGA